TACACCTGAGGGTCCTCACAGTCCACATCACACGCCACAGTCctaggagagaagggggaggggagagagaggtagggatggAAGAAGATAAAGGGCAGAGGGAGGGGCATCAGAAAAACCTTAGTCAGGACCCTGTACTGATCATAATCAACAAGGTCACCTCATAGTGACAGTGTTGAGCACTCACCGTGAGTCGCGGTTAGTGGGTTGGAACGGTGGTGGTGAGGGCACGACAGCACCTGCCATGGCCCAGGAGGGTCCTGCtgcagggagagaggtggggctcATGTACTCATTCTCCTCATCACTTCCAGATGACTTCTCACCAGTAGACTCCTGTTGAGGTCTAACaacagagagcaagacagactGAGCCAGGTAATACATACAACACAATGAATTACCAATCAGTCACTCCATGAGTTACTACAGGGTATATAGACAAGCTAAGTCCCAGAGAGCCTCTGATTCAACCAATCACGTCAGGAATGGAAGGACACCATTACATTTGGGGTGGCaagaagcctagtggttagtgcgttggacaagtaaccggaaggttgcaagatcgaatccccgagcagacaaggtaaaaacctgtcattctgcccctgaacaaggcagttaacccactgttcctaggccgtcattgaaaataagaatttgttcttaactgacttgctaagcaagtcagttaagaacaaattcttattttcaatgactaagcaagtcagttaagaacaaattcttattttcaatgacggcctaggaacagtgggttaactgccttgttcaggggcagaatgacaggtttttaccttgtctgctcggggattcgatcttgcaaccttccggttacttgtccaacacgctaaccactaggcttccagcacttaaacaatatatatatatttgacctttatttatttattatatatatttttaaatatattgtTTAAGTGCTGGACTAGAATGAAAATCAGCATTTCCCATAACTCTTCAGGGCAAGAGTAACTTCTCTCTATTGAACATCTACATTACATCCATACCACATTTTATCAAATTCTATACAAATGCCATACCCGACTGCCAGGGAGTAGATAGCTGCTAGGGGCTTTGCTCTGTGGATGCAGTCACTGTCACTGGGTCCGTTGGTCTGTGGGGGGGCCTTGGCTACGTGCCGGGGAACCATGTAGTTGGAGGCCCAGTTGGGCTCTGGAGGGGTGCTTGGCAGAGGTCTCCTTTGAAGCCGGCCCTCTGGGGGTCCAAGGGGAGAAGGGCGTTCgggtgggggaggtgggggtaACTCTCGCAGGGCAGGAGGGAGGGGCAAAGGTTTGTCTCTGTGGAGGGCTGCAATCTGGGGAGAGCAGATATTAATGACTGTATGCAATACTATCTCTCTTgattagagtgtctgctaaaataGTCAAATGTAAAAATCACATGACATGCATTGGCACACCATTATATACATAAAGAAAGCTTGAATTTGATTAGGTCTTCCACTTGCCTTGGTTGTTGCTCCTTGGCCCGGGGCCCCTGGGGAGCTGGGGGGCCTCTGCTGCAGCAGGTCCAGCCTGGGGGGCACGGGGGGCAGGGGCGTCACAGGGGAGGGCGGGCGCTCCACCTGAAAACACAGGGGAGACATCAAAACAAGTAATACGTGAGCTTGTTTCTAAAACatgaagatggagggagatggtTTTTTAGTTGTTGATTTACTGGGTGGTGTATCTAATTGGCGAATTCTGAAAATTACCAAGTCTTTATAGATCGTCTTTTCACTTTTACCACAAGGACACAATGATGATGTGAGATGGTGTGTgtaggagaaatagagagaacaTGACAAAGCCTAGCTGGTCATAGATGGTGGCTGGTGGTCTTGCCTTGGTGCAGGCCAGCCTGCTCATAATGAGGTGGGGATCCTCCAGGCGGTCGTCATCGTCCTCGTCGTTGCTGGGGGAGACTGACAGGGAGCCCCCTCCTTCCACCCCGTAGGGCCCCTGGAAGCTGGCAAAGGAGGCCCCGCTGCTGCTGTTCTTGGGGTGGAAGGGGTCTACCACGATGGGCTCTGTGCCTTTAATCTCACAGCGGCAGAACGGACAGCCCTGCCCCTCCGATTCCTGGGAGAGAGCAATACtgcagtttaaaataaaatcGGGCAAAGGGCTgatatccacaaagcatctcagaaaaGGTCCAAGGAATCCTGTGAACCTGTTTTAAGAAGGAAAAAAACCTCCCAGCTCAAGAGTAAGTTTtaggatgataagacactgctTAGACATGCGGCATCGCCAGCGTGAATTCTATATAGCATGCTTCAGACCACAGTGAATGTGACTCTATACATCAAATGTAATGGTAAAATGTTTTATCATTTTTGCCTGACAATCACTTTACCGACTCTTAATTATCGcctaatgttaacatgcacaaCATTTATTTTAATCAAATTTATATGGTTAAAAGTTAATTTTCACAATATTATTGCTATCAACACACACTCGTTGTCACTCCCGTTGAACAACTCTAAATCACTTTGGCACAGTAGGCATCAAGTCACTTGGCGATAATGTTGCATACAACACTATCAAAGTTAACACACGCACTATATATGCCTTCAATTGCACTACTTTTCGGCATGCCCAATTTAgagattttagatttttttttataacaTGTTGCATTCCAAACGGATAACTTTAAATAACATGTAGGTAATTAAATAATCAAGTGGTTAAGTATTTAGGCACATCATATAAAACATGTCTTGTGAAATTGTCAAAAGTGCAAGCGATACTTTTACAagtaggtctagattatttatgGATTGATGAAATATCAAAACATTCTGAACAACTCAAAAGCAATTGCATGTGACACAGGAAACACTGACTCGCTGAATCTTTCTATTATCAAGACACCTGTTGAACTCTTAACTGGTCAGGGCAGCTTATGATGCAtcctaaatacactgctcaaaaaaataaagggaacactaaaataacacatcctagatctgaatgaatgaaatattcttattaaatacttttttctttacatagttgaatgtgctgataacaaaatcacacaaaaatgatcaatggaaatcaaaattatcaacccatggaggtatggatttggagtcacactcaaaattaaagtggaaaaccacactacaggctgatccaactttgatgtccttaaaacaagtcaaaatgaggctcagtagtgtgtgtggcctccacatgtctgtatgacctccctacaacgcctgggcatgcttctgatgaggtggcggatggtctcctgagggatctcctcccagacctggactaaagcatcctcccaactcctggacagtctggggtgcaacgtggcgttgatggatggagcgagacatgatgtcccagatgtgctcaattggattcaggtctggggaacgggcaggccagtccatagcatcaatgccttcctcttgcaggaactgctgacacactccagccacatgaggtctagcattgtcttgcattaggaggaacccagggccaaccgcaccagcatatggtctcacaaggggtctgaggatctaatctcggtacctaatggcagtcaggctacctctggcgagcacatggagggctgtgcagccccccaaagaaatgccaccccacaccatgactgacccaccgccaaaccggtcatgctggaggatgttgcaggcagcagaacgttctccacggcgtctccagactgtcacatgtgctcagtgctttcatctgtgaagagcacagggtgccagtggcgaatttacaaatcttggtgttctctggcaaatgccaaacgtcctgcacggtgttgggctgtaagcaaaacccccacctgtggatgtcgggccctcataccaccctcatggagtctgtttctgaccgtttgagcagacacatgcacatttgtggcctgatggaggtcattttgcagggctatTGGCAGTGCTCCTACTTGCACAAGGGCGGAGATAGCAGTCccgctgctgggttgttgccctcctacggcctcctccacgtctcctgatgtactggcctgtctcctggtagcgcctccatgctctggacactacgctgacagacaaagcaaaccttcttgccacagctcgcattgatgtgccatcctggatgagctgcactacctgagccacttgtgtgggttgtagactccgtctcatgctaccactagagtgaaagcaccgccagcattcaaaagtgaccaaaacatcagccaggaagcataggaactgagaagtggtctgtggtcaccacctgcagaaccactcctttattgggggtgtcttgctaattgcctataatttccacctgttgtctattccatttgcacaacagcatgtggaatttattgtcaatcagtgttgcttcctaagtggacagtttgatttcacagaagtgtaattaacttggagttacattgtgttgtttgagtattctctttattttttttagccTTTGACTAAAGAAGCTTCATGCATTGCTTTTAGTTTTACCCATAAGAGTAGGATGTGCTATGTAGGTATAACCTCTCGTTCTCTCATAGAGAATCTGTGAACATAAGTTCAATCAGGAGAAACGACAGGGATTATCCAGTCGCAGTACATTTTAATGACCTAAAACATTACATTTCTACCTTTAGATTTTGTGGCATAGACAAAGTTAAGATATGAGGCAGAGGAGGTGATCAAAATAATACTCTGAGCAAAGGAGAATGTTTTGGGATTTTCACTCTCCAGACATTATTTCCTGAAGGTCTTAATGATGTATGTTATGTTGTAAATGTGAACATGAATTATTCCCCTATTTCAGATTACTCTTGATGTTTTTCTTGCGCTGTACGCAGCGATTTATGAAAATTTGCTTGGTAGGTCGatgtcctcattgtggttttacagaCATCTTTAATACGTTTTATGTACACACTTTATTTaaatatttatgaaatgcatattgttatatttggtagcacTTATTTGTTTTCCCTCAACTCAAACCCAATTTTATGGgtggaacggatgtgggtgggGCTAGGTCTACATGAGGGTGCCAATTTTAAAAAActcaaaagctctgacgaaggccatggAACCGATACAtaaagcttattaaagagcagAGTGCGggtttctttttctcattttacCCAGAGTAGGAGCAAAATGTCTATTCTCAGCACTTCCGACCAATAAAATGTACAAAATGAATGTGAAACATTAGACACTCTTGCAAGATGACATAATTCTGGGAAATACCTGCCAGGCAGTGAGACAGGAGGTGCACATGAGGTGGCTGCAGGGCTCTATCTTCACATCCTTGTCATTCTCGGCACAGATCTTACATAGCTGGAATGTGGAGCCCATCTCACAGTAGAGTTCATACTGCTCCTGTAGCACAGAGAAGAGAAAGGATGAGTATCACACAAGTAAATGATACATCAGAATTGTCATCTCAGTGTATGAGATACTTCAATAGGACAAATATTTTTCTGGCCCAATTCTGATTTTAGGAAACATCCATCTAAACAGACAGTATTCTGACAAGTACACAAATGTATGTTTAGGGCATTGTAAGCAATTGAAAATTACATTAGGCAAAAGTTTGAGTCACAAGTGCATCTGAAGTCTGAATTACGACCTGTAGTGAATGTTATGAACTTAGTGGATGTGAGAATGTGTCTGACCTGTGTGACTTTAATGTGGTCCTGTGGGGAGGGCTCACACAGCCCTGTGAGGTCTGGGTTCTGGGCCCGGCCGTCTGGGAACAGGTAGCTGGAGAGCGAGCAAAAAGTCTAAACATTTCAATGGCCAGTTGAAGCCAGAGGCTAATTAAATGAGCAATTATGTGATGATTGAAAGAGGTTGAAATCAGTTTGACTACAAACTACAGAGGAAACGTCACACAACAGATTTTACAAACGCCTTGACTGAACCAGAAAAGCTAGTATTTGGTCATTCTTTCATCTTAactatgtgtaacagtataactttataccgtcccctcgcccatacccgggcgcgaaccagggaccctctgcacacatcaacaacagtcacccacgaagcatcgttacccatcgctccaaaaaagccgcggcccttgcagagcaaggagaaccactacttcaaggtctcagagcaagtgacatcaccaattgaaacgctatttagcgtgcaccaccgctaactaagctagctgtttcacatccgttacatatgtCATACTCACAATCCCTCCCTGAATCCATCAATGAGGGCCTGAAAGAGGGGCTTGTTATGGGGGATGGTCTGCAGAATGTTCCCATCTGCAGTGATGTAGCCAATGGCCCACTGGCCCAGCCGAGTGCAACTCAGTCTGAAGATATAACTGACAGAGGCAGACCAAAGATGTGTGGTGTGAGAGAAGTTGTGTACATGTTGATGTACTTGGATGGTCTGTGATGTTTTTTTGAATGCAAGTGTACATGTCAAAATATTTACTTCAGCGTCAAGTGTATGTGtcattgtgtgtatgtgtcattgtgtgtgtatgtgtgtatgtgtgtatgtgtgtatgtgtgtgtgtgtgtgtgtgtgtgtgtgtgtgtgtgtgtctcacctgccAGGCTTGTGGATGAACCTTTGCAGTCGGGCCTTAACCTCGTCGTAGGTGAGGAAGGCCATATACCCCGGGTGTGTGACAGCCAGGCTGTTCCAATTCCTCAGTAGAGATGACCACGGctgcacaatacacacacacacaccacagtcagAACCCTTAAGCAACAACAGCTTGTCTTTGTATTGACAACAAATCTTTATCCTAGTTAACAAAGAAGAACTTGTGTTCTTCACCTGATATTCACGGCAACAGTGGTCACCAACGATGTTCTGGAGAACTACGGGGCGTGCATAATTTTGTTTCAGCCCAGCTCTAAAATCTCCTCAATGCCTTAATGATCAATTGATTTCTAGTTGAAGCTGATGTGTAGTGATTAGAGGCTAACCGATTAtgtttttcaatgccgataccggtaccgattattggaggaccaaaaaagcgaTACCGATTAAAATCTGACGATTCTTttacatttgtaataatgacaattacaacaatactgaattaacacttattttaacgtaatataaaacatcaataaaataaatttagcctcaaataaataatgaaacatgttcaatttggtttaaataatgcaaaaacaaaagtgttggagaagaaagtaatatgtgccatgtaaaaatgtgtgccatgtaaaatatgtgccatgtaaaaaagctaacgttgaagttccttgctcagaacatattaaagttggtggttccttttaacatgagacttcaatattccaaggtaagaggttttaggttgtagttaatacagtatttataggactatttatctctataccatttgtatttcatatacctttgactattggatgttcttataggcactatagtattgccagtgtaacagtatagcttccgtccccctccttgcccctacccgggctcgaaccaggaacacagacaacagccacactcgaagcatcgttacccatcgctccacaaaagccgcggcccttgcagcgcaaggggaataactactccaaatctaaaagcaagtgacgtttgaaacagtattagcgcacacccagctaactagccagccatttcacattggttacaccagccattaggctgataggcttgaagtcaaacagtgctgttgtaacagtataatttttaaaccgtcccctcgcccatacacgggcgcgaaccagggaccttctgcacacaacgacaacagtcacccacgaagcatcgttacccatcgctccacaaaagccgcggcccttgcagagcaaggggaattactacttcaaggtctcagagcaagtgacgtaaccgattgaaacgctatttagtgcacaccgctaactaaactagccgtttcacatccgttacactcacccccccttttgaccttcctcctttttccgcagcaaccagtaatccgggtcaacagcatcaatgtaacagtataactttaaaccgtcccctcgcccatacccggggcgcgaaccagggaccttctgcacacaatgacaacagccacccccgaagcatcgttacccatcgctccacaaaagccgcggcccttgcagagcaaggggaattactacttcaaggtctcagagcaagtgacgtaaccgattgaaacgctatttagcgcacaccgctaactaagctagccgtttcacatccgttacactgtgcttgtgaagagctgctggcaaaacgcacaaaagtgctgtttgaattaatgattacgggcctgctgctgctcagtcagactgctctatcaaatcagacttaattataacataataacatacaaaaatacgagcctttggtcattaatatgatcgaatccggaaactatcatttcgaaaacaaaacgtttattatttcagtgaaataacGGAACCGTTCTATATTTTATCTatcgggtggcatccctaagtctaaatattcttgttacattgcacaaccttcaatgaatgtcataattacgtaaaattctggcaaaatagtttgcaatgagccaggcagcccaaactgttgcatataccctgactctacgTGCagtgaacgcaagagaaattacacaattcaacctggttaatattgcctgctaaactggattagtagttataactagagattatgattgattgttttttataagtttaatgcaagctagcaatttaccttggcttccactacatttgcgtaacaggcaggctactcgtggagtgcaatggttagagtgttggactagttaactgtgcggttgcaagattggaacccctgagctgacaatctgtcgttctgcccctgaacaagtcagttaactcacagttcctaggcagtcattgaaaataagaatgtgttcttaattgcatagttaaataaagggtataaaaaaaatatatatataatcggAGCCCAAAAACACCGATTTcctattgttatgaaaacttgaaatcggccctaattaatcggccattccgattaatcggtcgacctctagtagtgATGGTTGAGAACAAAACGCCTTCACACCCAGTCTCATTTACAACCGTTGTGTACATTTTACACTAAATATTGAGATTTATACATTTGGCACATGCCATGAACACGCATGTTTTCTGTTTATAAAATCAGACCTGTCGTCAAACTGTATCCGTGAACAAGCATAACAACTCTGCCTGAAAAACACCCTTCAGTTTTTATGGTGACAAGAAGGTCCTTATTTTTTGTATACTTTGGTAGTATCTAAAGGGAATAGCTATGGCAAACTTGATTAAATGCCTTCGGAGGTGTTGGCAAAATGTTTTCTTTTGCAGTTACATTTGCTGTAGCTTGACAGTTTATGAAAGACAAAAACAATTAAATTGTTGTGCACCTGTAAACAGATCAATCAAATTCAATTATGTTTTGCATTTACTTTTTCCAGAACCTAATTAAGCTGCACTGCCCATAAATTCTGAAACATTCTCTACTCAGAAAAAAAATCAGTCTGTTCTACTGCGCTTTGGATTGGACAGCATAGACCAAAATACTTTAAAATAGATTATCTATTTCCTACTGTGAAGTGGGTTCAATTAAATGAGAGATGGGACAAATGGTAGCCCATCTTAAATTGTTGTAGGCCTAATGGCTATTTTAAGAGTATGAAACCATCAGAAGAGTTGTAGAACTTAAACTGCAATGATCGTGGAAAAAGAACAAACAGGAAATAGATCAAATTAGGTTTTTGCTCTTCTCACTAACAGAAAATGATTGCATCTGGTtataacactgaacaaaaatatacatgcAACATgcaatgtgttggtcccatgtttcatgagctgtgttggtcccatgtttcatgagctgaaaaaaagatcagacattttccatatgcacaaaaagatGTGCAGCTTCATTAAAATTGTACCCGTCAACGGTACCCGAaaaggcaactccgggatgctggccttctaggcagagttgcaaataaaaatccatctcagactggccaataaaaataaaagattaagacgGGCAAAAGAACTGACACTggatagaggaactctgcctagaaggccagcatcccggagttgcctcttcactgttgacgttgagactggtgttttgcgggtactatttaataaagctgccagttgaggacttgaggcatcgatttctcaaactagacactaatgttcAGTCGTGGCTAAGTTTTGagaaatgacacaaatatacatttcctaagtctgctgcctcagtttgtatgatggcaatttgcatatactccagaatgttatgaaaagtgatcagatgaattgtaaTTAATtgcctctttgccatgcaaatgaactgaatccccaaaaaacatttccactgcatttcagccctgccacaaaaggaccagctgacatgtcagtgattctctaaacacaggtgtgagtgttgacgaggacaaggctggagatcactcggtcatgctgattgagtttgaataacagactggaagcttcaaaaggagggtggtgcttggaattattgttcttcctctgtcaaacatggttacctgcaaggaaacacatgcagtcaacattgctttgcacaaaaagggcttcccgggcaaggatattgctgccagtaagattgca
The Oncorhynchus keta strain PuntledgeMale-10-30-2019 chromosome 11, Oket_V2, whole genome shotgun sequence genome window above contains:
- the LOC118390018 gene encoding E3 ubiquitin-protein ligase CBL-like isoform X1, which codes for MFEHCARSMAGNPRRGAGLIGLMKDAFQPHHQLLQPHQPAVVDKKMVEKCWKLMDKVVRLCQNSKVALKNSPPYILDLLPDTYQHLRTILSRYEGKIETLGENEYFRVVMENLTNKIKQTMSLFKEAKERMYEENSQPRRNLTKLSLIFSHMLAELKAIFPNGLFQGDNFRITKADAAEFWRRSFGDKTIVPWRMFRQALHEFHPISSGLEAMALKSTIDLTCNDYISVFEFDIFTRLFQPWSSLLRNWNSLAVTHPGYMAFLTYDEVKARLQRFIHKPGSYIFRLSCTRLGQWAIGYITADGNILQTIPHNKPLFQALIDGFREGFYLFPDGRAQNPDLTGLCEPSPQDHIKVTQEQYELYCEMGSTFQLCKICAENDKDVKIEPCSHLMCTSCLTAWQESEGQGCPFCRCEIKGTEPIVVDPFHPKNSSSGASFASFQGPYGVEGGGSLSVSPSNDEDDDDRLEDPHLIMSRLACTKVERPPSPVTPLPPVPPRLDLLQQRPPSSPGAPGQGATTKIAALHRDKPLPLPPALRELPPPPPPERPSPLGPPEGRLQRRPLPSTPPEPNWASNYMVPRHVAKAPPQTNGPSDSDCIHRAKPLAAIYSLAVGPQQESTGEKSSGSDEENEYMSPTSLPAAGPSWAMAGAVVPSPPPFQPTNRDSRTVACDVDCEDPQVYESMCNIQATATEPLPPPSLPQQPPESDHLIPPPAVPLHHMVEEMEDEYDYPRPQAPPAPARRTLSDVTGTSAAFSCLSMDSPTIDASTFSSGQDSKCPPMPLPRRVNSDHRPCPLTPEALLPAASPSAGYRGGPVPGVALPINGEIEHLMSQGYSFQDIQKALMIAQNNLETAKNILREFVSIPSTAHILT
- the LOC118390018 gene encoding E3 ubiquitin-protein ligase CBL-like isoform X2, coding for MAGNPRRGAGLIGLMKDAFQPHHQLLQPHQPAVVDKKMVEKCWKLMDKVVRLCQNSKVALKNSPPYILDLLPDTYQHLRTILSRYEGKIETLGENEYFRVVMENLTNKIKQTMSLFKEAKERMYEENSQPRRNLTKLSLIFSHMLAELKAIFPNGLFQGDNFRITKADAAEFWRRSFGDKTIVPWRMFRQALHEFHPISSGLEAMALKSTIDLTCNDYISVFEFDIFTRLFQPWSSLLRNWNSLAVTHPGYMAFLTYDEVKARLQRFIHKPGSYIFRLSCTRLGQWAIGYITADGNILQTIPHNKPLFQALIDGFREGFYLFPDGRAQNPDLTGLCEPSPQDHIKVTQEQYELYCEMGSTFQLCKICAENDKDVKIEPCSHLMCTSCLTAWQESEGQGCPFCRCEIKGTEPIVVDPFHPKNSSSGASFASFQGPYGVEGGGSLSVSPSNDEDDDDRLEDPHLIMSRLACTKVERPPSPVTPLPPVPPRLDLLQQRPPSSPGAPGQGATTKIAALHRDKPLPLPPALRELPPPPPPERPSPLGPPEGRLQRRPLPSTPPEPNWASNYMVPRHVAKAPPQTNGPSDSDCIHRAKPLAAIYSLAVGPQQESTGEKSSGSDEENEYMSPTSLPAAGPSWAMAGAVVPSPPPFQPTNRDSRTVACDVDCEDPQVYESMCNIQATATEPLPPPSLPQQPPESDHLIPPPAVPLHHMVEEMEDEYDYPRPQAPPAPARRTLSDVTGTSAAFSCLSMDSPTIDASTFSSGQDSKCPPMPLPRRVNSDHRPCPLTPEALLPAASPSAGYRGGPVPGVALPINGEIEHLMSQGYSFQDIQKALMIAQNNLETAKNILREFVSIPSTAHILT